Genomic segment of Chromatiales bacterium:
TCTTTCGACGCAGGTATGACCGTGGCCACCCCCGCTGAGACGATGGCCGCCGACGCTCAGGCCGCGGCGGCAGAAAGAACCTTGCCGCAGTCGGACAAGCTGCCCTACGCACTGTACCGCAGTGCACAGGTGCGCGAGCTCGACCGCATCGCGATCGAAGAATGCGGCATCCCGGCACGCGAACTCATGGAGCGGGCCGGTCGCGCGGCGTATTCGCGCCTGCGCCAGAGCTGGCCCTCGGCGGGGCGGATCCTGATCGTGTGCGGGCCCGGCAACAATGCCGGCGATGGCTTCGTCGTTGCGCGTCTTGCACGCAGGGATGGATTTTCCGTGCGGGTCGTCCAGCTGGGGCAGGTCGGGCGCATGCCGCCCACGGCATTGGCTGCCGGCACGGCCTATCTGGATGGCGGTGGTGAACTGCTGCATTTCGACGGCAGCCTGCCGCGCGATGTGGATGTCATCGTCGATGCTCTGCTAGGCATCGGTCTGGAACGCGAAGTCACCGGCGACTGGGCGCAGTGCATCACGGCGATGAACCAGCACTTCGCGCCGATCCTGGCGCTGGACATCCCGTCGGGTCTGCATGCGGACTCCGGCGTCATCATGGGCACTGCGGTGCAGGCGGCCCAGACCGTGAGCTTCATCGCGCTGAAGCAGGGCATGTTCACGGGCGACGGGCCCGATTGCTGCGGTGAAATCCACTTCGCCTCGCTCGAGGTGCCGGCGCGCATCTACGCGCGTGAAATCCTCGCGGCACGCCGCCTGGACTGGCCGAAGTTCGAACGGTTTCTCGGGCGTCGGCGGCGTTCCGCGCACAAGGGGCAGTTCGGTCACTGTCTGCTGATCGGCGGCGACCTCGGCTACCAGGGTGCGATCCGGCTGGCGGGCGAGGCCGCGCTGCGCACGGGCGCCGGCCTGGTCACGCTCGCCACGCGCGATGCCCACGCGGGCCTGATCGCCGCGGCCCGACCGGAACTCATGTGCGTCGGAGTCGACGACCCCGCGCGCCTGGATCCGCTGCTCGCGCGCGCCAGCGTCGTCGCCATAGGGCCCGGGCTTGGCTTGACCCGATGGGCCCAGGCGCTGCTGCGCAAG
This window contains:
- a CDS encoding NAD(P)H-hydrate dehydratase, with the translated sequence MAADAQAAAAERTLPQSDKLPYALYRSAQVRELDRIAIEECGIPARELMERAGRAAYSRLRQSWPSAGRILIVCGPGNNAGDGFVVARLARRDGFSVRVVQLGQVGRMPPTALAAGTAYLDGGGELLHFDGSLPRDVDVIVDALLGIGLEREVTGDWAQCITAMNQHFAPILALDIPSGLHADSGVIMGTAVQAAQTVSFIALKQGMFTGDGPDCCGEIHFASLEVPARIYAREILAARRLDWPKFERFLGRRRRSAHKGQFGHCLLIGGDLGYQGAIRLAGEAALRTGAGLVTLATRDAHAGLIAAARPELMCVGVDDPARLDPLLARASVVAIGPGLGLTRWAQALLRKAFDAGRPIVADADALNLLAARPEQRSDWVLTPHPGEAARMLRCDIAAIQRNRFAAARRLQERFGGVCVLKGAGSIVQGAPDRPVGVCSDGNPGMATGGVGDLLTGVIAALIAQGLDPGDAAEAGVALHAASGDRAAAIGGERGLIASDLLPWLRRLTNPRE